The Micromonospora sp. WMMD961 genome has a segment encoding these proteins:
- a CDS encoding sigma-70 family RNA polymerase sigma factor, which produces MEKLRQIFEERSGVLLRYLRRINAYRPQIVEDLLQETMLKVWRHIGDVPVDEDHIQSWLFTIARHVSADEARKRVRRPQEFQGERELQNHSSPADPMDVVVARESLLDAFRKLSPERRRAFEEIYLQSRSAVDAAELLCVPIGTAKSRAFHAMNSLRSAVLSA; this is translated from the coding sequence GTGGAGAAGTTGCGGCAGATTTTCGAGGAACGTTCCGGCGTCCTGCTCCGGTATCTCAGACGGATCAATGCCTACCGGCCGCAGATCGTCGAAGACCTGTTGCAGGAGACGATGTTGAAGGTGTGGCGGCACATCGGCGACGTCCCGGTCGACGAGGACCACATCCAGTCGTGGCTCTTCACGATCGCTCGTCATGTGTCGGCGGACGAGGCGCGCAAGCGCGTACGGCGACCCCAGGAGTTCCAGGGCGAACGTGAACTGCAGAACCATTCCTCGCCGGCCGACCCGATGGACGTCGTCGTGGCCCGCGAATCTCTGCTGGACGCGTTCCGCAAGTTGAGCCCCGAGCGCCGCAGAGCGTTCGAGGAGATCTACCTGCAGAGCCGCAGCGCGGTGGATGCCGCCGAACTCCTCTGCGTGCCGATCGGAACGGCCAAGTCGCGAGCCTTCCACGCGATGAACTCCCTGAGATCGGCGGTTCTCTCCGCCTGA
- a CDS encoding alpha/beta hydrolase, translating to MPNVHHRYASVAGRQLFYREAGPADAPTVVLLHGFPTSSFMFRNLIPSLAEQYHVIAPDHLGFGLSDAPAADEFDYTFDALTDLTADLLKQLGIERYAIYVQDYGAPVGFRLALRDPEAITAIITQNGNGYEEGFVESFWRTVWNYQKEQTPETESAIRAALTLDVTRWQYVTGTPDETLISPDTWHHDYALLSRPGNDDIQLALFRDYATNPPLYPRLHAYLRSSGVPVLAVWGRGDEIFGPDGARAFATDAIDAEIHLIEGGHFLLESAGDTVATIIRDFLGRRLSTTKPGSETAASGGASS from the coding sequence ATGCCTAACGTTCACCACCGGTATGCCTCAGTGGCAGGGCGTCAACTGTTCTACCGGGAGGCCGGCCCGGCCGATGCGCCGACCGTGGTCCTCCTGCACGGATTCCCGACGTCGTCGTTCATGTTCCGCAACCTGATCCCGTCGCTGGCCGAGCAATACCACGTCATCGCGCCCGACCACCTCGGGTTCGGGCTGTCGGATGCTCCTGCGGCCGACGAGTTCGATTACACGTTCGACGCGTTGACCGACCTCACCGCCGACCTGCTGAAGCAACTCGGCATCGAGCGGTACGCCATCTACGTGCAGGACTATGGGGCACCCGTCGGATTCCGGCTGGCCCTGCGCGACCCCGAGGCGATCACGGCGATCATCACGCAGAACGGCAACGGCTACGAGGAGGGTTTCGTCGAGAGCTTCTGGCGGACGGTCTGGAACTACCAGAAAGAGCAGACCCCGGAGACCGAGTCCGCCATCCGCGCCGCGCTCACCCTGGACGTGACCCGCTGGCAATACGTCACCGGCACCCCCGACGAGACCCTGATCAGCCCCGACACCTGGCACCACGACTACGCCCTGCTGAGCCGGCCCGGCAACGACGACATCCAGCTTGCCCTGTTCCGCGACTACGCCACCAACCCGCCGCTCTACCCCCGCCTGCACGCATACCTGCGGAGCAGTGGCGTACCGGTGCTGGCGGTGTGGGGCCGTGGTGACGAGATCTTCGGCCCGGACGGTGCGCGGGCCTTCGCCACCGACGCCATCGACGCCGAGATCCACCTGATCGAGGGTGGCCACTTCCTGCTCGAGAGCGCCGGCGACACGGTGGCCACGATCATCCGCGATTTCCTCGGCCGCCGACTGTCCACGACCAAGCCCGGGAGTGAGACGGCCGCTTCGGGTGGGGCCTCTAGCTAG
- a CDS encoding LuxR C-terminal-related transcriptional regulator gives MDIDPDATGLPASPRLPPSGPGEDDQLADLRRRTAAGSGGAIRIVGNRGIGSSVTPDEVIDQGASFRVLWVRAVAAEQEIPFAALHLLCAELLDHCAFLSAAHLTTLQAAFGLIDEPRPTVGAVAPAVLALLSGIAKAQPVCAAVDDAHWLDEPSAEVLAFVAAHSTGRALMIVIAGSPTSRLDAFGQVSAMRFRPIGNGQLRGQLRAVLPGRVDDAVAKRMLAESGGDLSALVESLQGHTAAELAGGFAIPGPPRLRSCSHERDCLRAVGHLTAVSRRLLLAAAADPTGDVLLFERMAAELGADRETLVAAHLVEVGDHVVFACPDLRSVSYHSAAPAERRLIHRKLAKNTAGDQTRRLWHLSLAAAAHDDALADDLEAHADLLQPRGGTAARAAFLERAAVLTSNPTARADRALAASAAMYDDGNLAGAQRLLAVVTPESQDAVRAARRTWQRARIETVLRPGECSTRQLLEAARRLWPLDPADAREAYLDALLATTFANRAMDRALLLVTATEARTAAREHRRRPADQLLFGLATRVLDGYARSVAPLRAAIAAFREPSLDLRAARWLGLAGLLAAEVWDSAAWRDLTQRHAATGRDPRLDSLLSQIPRRAGSHDTGIAGMVAAAALHNATGRYDLAVEAAREAVRSEHPGFTGSALIELVEAAVRAGDQHLAARTTVQLAQRTTRAGSDWALGVHATAEALICKDQHAEASYREAIERLGRSGLLDRLARAELLYGEWLRRRNRRIEARVQLRAASRHFGEVGADAFVQRARRELLATGEKAPKQPNGSRRQLTPRETQVASLARAGLSNAEIAAQLFISPRTVEYHLYKAFPKLGVMSRAKLQPLRDRRGQAGTPAGS, from the coding sequence ATGGATATCGACCCCGATGCCACGGGCTTGCCGGCAAGCCCTCGGCTGCCGCCATCCGGTCCGGGCGAGGACGACCAGCTCGCTGACCTGAGACGGCGCACCGCGGCCGGTTCCGGCGGTGCGATACGCATCGTCGGAAACCGCGGCATCGGGAGTTCAGTGACCCCGGACGAGGTAATCGACCAGGGTGCCAGCTTCCGCGTGCTTTGGGTTCGGGCGGTTGCCGCCGAGCAGGAAATCCCTTTTGCCGCTCTGCATCTGCTCTGTGCTGAGCTGCTCGACCACTGTGCGTTCCTGTCAGCCGCACATCTCACGACACTGCAAGCCGCGTTCGGCCTGATCGACGAACCCAGGCCCACCGTCGGCGCGGTCGCCCCCGCTGTGCTCGCGTTGCTCAGCGGCATCGCCAAGGCGCAGCCTGTCTGCGCCGCCGTCGACGACGCCCACTGGCTGGACGAGCCTAGCGCCGAGGTACTGGCCTTCGTCGCCGCCCACTCGACCGGGCGAGCGCTGATGATCGTGATCGCCGGCTCGCCCACCTCGCGGCTCGACGCGTTCGGGCAGGTTTCGGCGATGCGCTTCCGGCCGATCGGGAACGGCCAACTCCGCGGTCAGCTCCGGGCTGTCTTGCCGGGTCGCGTCGACGACGCGGTGGCCAAACGCATGCTGGCAGAGTCCGGCGGGGACCTGAGCGCACTAGTGGAGTCGCTCCAGGGCCACACGGCGGCGGAATTGGCCGGCGGATTCGCGATCCCCGGCCCACCTCGCCTCCGTTCGTGCTCGCACGAACGCGACTGCTTGCGAGCTGTCGGTCACCTCACTGCGGTGTCCCGGCGGCTTCTGCTCGCCGCGGCGGCCGACCCGACCGGTGACGTTCTGCTCTTCGAGCGCATGGCCGCCGAGCTGGGCGCCGACCGGGAAACCCTCGTCGCGGCCCATCTGGTCGAGGTTGGTGATCATGTCGTCTTCGCCTGCCCAGACCTGAGATCGGTCAGCTACCACTCGGCCGCGCCCGCCGAACGGCGACTGATCCACCGCAAGCTCGCCAAGAACACGGCCGGCGATCAGACGCGGCGGCTGTGGCACCTCAGCCTGGCGGCCGCCGCCCATGACGACGCTCTCGCCGACGACCTCGAGGCCCACGCCGACCTGTTGCAGCCACGAGGGGGCACAGCTGCCCGCGCCGCGTTCCTGGAGAGGGCGGCAGTGCTCACCAGCAACCCGACCGCACGCGCCGACCGCGCGCTCGCGGCGTCCGCAGCGATGTACGACGACGGCAACCTCGCCGGCGCCCAGCGTCTCCTGGCCGTGGTAACGCCGGAATCGCAGGACGCCGTCCGCGCCGCTCGGCGGACCTGGCAGCGGGCCCGGATCGAGACCGTCCTGCGTCCCGGTGAGTGCTCCACGCGCCAACTGTTGGAGGCGGCCCGGCGGCTGTGGCCACTCGACCCGGCCGACGCGCGGGAGGCGTACCTCGACGCTCTCCTCGCCACGACGTTCGCCAACAGGGCTATGGATCGCGCGCTGCTGCTCGTCACGGCGACCGAGGCCCGCACCGCCGCGCGCGAACACCGTCGCCGACCGGCCGATCAGCTTCTGTTCGGACTAGCCACGCGGGTACTCGACGGCTACGCCCGCTCGGTTGCACCGCTGCGGGCAGCGATCGCGGCCTTCCGGGAGCCGTCTCTCGACCTGCGGGCGGCACGGTGGCTCGGCCTCGCGGGTCTGCTTGCCGCGGAGGTGTGGGACAGCGCTGCCTGGCGAGACCTGACTCAGCGCCACGCGGCGACCGGACGGGACCCTCGGCTCGACAGCCTGCTCTCGCAGATTCCCCGCAGGGCTGGCAGTCACGACACCGGGATCGCCGGGATGGTCGCGGCCGCGGCACTGCACAACGCAACAGGGCGGTACGACCTGGCCGTCGAGGCGGCTCGCGAGGCGGTGCGGTCGGAGCATCCCGGCTTCACGGGCTCGGCGCTGATCGAGCTGGTCGAGGCGGCGGTCCGTGCGGGTGACCAGCACCTGGCCGCACGAACCACCGTCCAGCTCGCGCAGCGCACCACCCGGGCGGGAAGCGACTGGGCACTGGGCGTCCACGCTACCGCCGAGGCGCTGATCTGCAAGGACCAGCACGCGGAGGCGTCATACCGGGAGGCCATCGAGCGGCTCGGCCGCTCCGGCCTGCTCGATCGGCTGGCACGGGCCGAGCTGCTCTACGGCGAATGGCTGCGTCGGCGTAACCGCCGGATCGAAGCCCGGGTTCAGCTCCGAGCCGCGAGCAGGCACTTCGGCGAGGTCGGCGCCGATGCTTTCGTCCAACGGGCCCGCCGAGAGCTGCTCGCGACCGGGGAAAAGGCGCCGAAGCAGCCCAACGGGAGCCGACGCCAGCTGACCCCGCGGGAGACCCAGGTCGCATCGCTGGCCCGGGCCGGGCTCAGCAACGCCGAGATCGCCGCACAGTTGTTCATCAGCCCCCGTACGGTCGAGTACCACCTGTACAAGGCCTTCCCGAAACTCGGCGTCATGTCCCGTGCCAAGCTCCAGCCACTTCGGGATCGTCGAGGGCAGGCCGGCACTCCTGCGGGATCGTGA
- a CDS encoding NAD(P)/FAD-dependent oxidoreductase: protein MGKSEVEASADRTYDVIVIGSGPVGQSVAARATAAGLTVAMVEKELVGGECSYWACIPSKAMLRPVVAVDEARRLDGARQAVSGPVDAAGVFRRRDLLVSGWDDSGQAQWVKDIGADLFRGHGRVDGPRRVAVATSEHQIVGLTARHAVVVCTGSRAAIPDMPGIAEALVWTNRTATDSSTVPARLAIIGGGAVGVEMATAWQGLGSAVTLLAREPRFLPRLESFAGEMVGASLRKAGVDARHGVTVTSMRRPSPSGPVTLMLDDGAEVEADEVLVAVGRVPLTGDIGLETVGLRPGSWLDVDDTCRVHGVEGGWLYAIGDVNHRALLTHQGKYQARIVGNAIASVAEGKDLDISAWGRHAATADVHALPQVIFTDPEVAAVGLSADQARRNGHQVRVVDVDTAANVAGARLFADDYQGRARMVVDSATERVLGVTFVGLGVAELLHSATVAVAGQVPISRLWHAVPPFPTVSEVWLRLLEAYRDGNNA, encoded by the coding sequence ATGGGAAAATCCGAAGTCGAGGCTTCCGCGGACAGGACCTACGACGTGATCGTCATCGGCAGTGGTCCCGTCGGGCAGAGCGTCGCCGCCCGCGCCACGGCAGCTGGCCTCACTGTAGCGATGGTCGAGAAGGAGCTCGTCGGCGGTGAGTGTTCCTACTGGGCGTGCATCCCGAGCAAGGCGATGCTTCGCCCAGTGGTGGCGGTGGACGAGGCCCGGCGGCTCGACGGTGCACGGCAGGCCGTCAGCGGGCCCGTCGATGCTGCCGGTGTCTTCCGTCGCCGTGACCTTCTCGTCAGTGGTTGGGACGACTCCGGGCAGGCGCAGTGGGTCAAGGACATCGGTGCCGACCTGTTCCGTGGCCACGGCCGTGTCGACGGCCCGCGCCGGGTCGCCGTCGCCACCTCTGAACACCAGATCGTCGGTCTGACGGCCCGACACGCGGTGGTGGTCTGCACCGGCAGCCGTGCGGCGATCCCGGACATGCCGGGTATCGCCGAGGCGTTGGTCTGGACGAACCGGACCGCCACCGACAGCTCGACCGTGCCCGCCCGTTTGGCGATCATCGGCGGCGGCGCGGTCGGTGTGGAGATGGCCACCGCCTGGCAGGGTCTCGGGTCCGCGGTGACGCTGTTGGCGCGGGAGCCGCGCTTCCTACCACGGCTCGAATCCTTCGCCGGCGAGATGGTCGGTGCGTCTCTGCGGAAGGCGGGGGTCGACGCTCGACATGGTGTGACCGTGACATCGATGCGCCGGCCGTCACCCAGCGGTCCCGTGACGCTGATGCTCGACGATGGGGCCGAGGTGGAAGCGGACGAGGTGCTCGTCGCCGTCGGCCGCGTCCCGCTCACGGGCGACATCGGTCTCGAGACGGTAGGGCTCAGGCCGGGGTCCTGGCTCGACGTGGACGACACCTGCCGGGTGCACGGCGTCGAAGGCGGCTGGCTGTACGCGATCGGTGACGTCAACCACCGCGCGTTGTTGACCCATCAGGGCAAGTACCAGGCCCGCATCGTCGGGAACGCCATCGCGTCCGTTGCCGAAGGTAAGGATCTGGACATCTCGGCCTGGGGACGGCACGCGGCGACGGCTGACGTGCACGCCCTGCCGCAGGTCATCTTCACCGATCCCGAGGTTGCGGCTGTCGGGCTCAGCGCCGACCAGGCGCGCCGCAATGGCCATCAGGTGCGGGTCGTCGATGTCGACACGGCGGCAAACGTCGCTGGCGCTCGTCTCTTCGCCGACGACTACCAGGGCCGTGCCCGCATGGTCGTCGACAGCGCCACCGAGCGCGTCCTCGGCGTGACCTTCGTGGGGCTCGGAGTCGCCGAACTGCTGCACTCGGCCACGGTCGCCGTAGCCGGGCAGGTGCCCATCAGCCGGCTCTGGCACGCCGTGCCGCCCTTCCCGACGGTCAGCGAGGTGTGGCTGCGGCTCCTTGAGGCGTATCGAGACGGGAACAACGCCTGA
- the aroQ gene encoding gamma subclass chorismate mutase AroQ, translating into MEWSDLNNQTSADDVNEQESLLTALAAERLALGDKVAAAKYGSTTPINDEAREERLLAEVVARSREIGLDPSLSCRFFRDQIEANKVLQRRLHALWSDHPELRPRYRPNLESEVRPQLDMITQQMLLRLKALECARSAAHHVDGTLYESLRGLHVEALRIALGRIRGRADTNRTSDGSDQNRHDPAPGS; encoded by the coding sequence ATGGAGTGGTCGGACCTGAACAACCAGACTTCCGCCGACGACGTGAACGAGCAGGAGTCGCTGCTCACGGCACTCGCCGCGGAACGCCTCGCACTCGGTGACAAAGTCGCCGCCGCCAAGTACGGCAGCACGACCCCGATCAACGACGAAGCTCGGGAGGAGCGGCTGCTCGCGGAGGTCGTCGCGCGTTCCCGGGAGATAGGACTCGACCCGTCGCTCAGCTGTCGCTTCTTCCGGGACCAGATCGAGGCCAACAAAGTGCTCCAGCGGCGTCTGCACGCCCTGTGGAGTGACCATCCGGAACTGCGGCCACGGTACCGACCGAATCTGGAGTCCGAGGTGCGTCCGCAACTCGACATGATCACGCAGCAGATGCTTCTGCGGCTGAAGGCCCTTGAGTGCGCCCGATCGGCCGCGCACCACGTCGACGGCACCCTCTACGAGTCACTGCGCGGGCTGCACGTGGAGGCCCTGCGCATCGCGCTCGGGCGGATCCGGGGACGCGCCGACACGAACAGGACATCTGACGGCTCTGACCAGAACCGGCACGACCCAGCACCAGGGAGTTGA
- a CDS encoding class I SAM-dependent methyltransferase, whose protein sequence is MDTTPTDRVRLIGEARDRLAAWSEGAQALSLLSSVHRLGWTHLLREPRSFGELVRHSSIPRQRLRDGLDALVSLKIVEQSGDEFRLTAPFAEMLTPDGLFHLGDKLDEARLMARLVGEAVKVNGLPMLSSDDAVAVARGATFQATEVGRAVFRETLNDVPEYAAALGQGRVLDVGCGVASGLLTTAALFPTIYGLGLELVPAVAAEAARRAVAQGVADRIEIRATDARHFDEPGAYNACFWAQPFFSADARLPTLRAIHRALAPGGILLEQELDSKPTDTAHAPAFALRRMVFHSWGTSFATTAEHLAVEAQAAGFTLIRIATTNLGRMVVLRR, encoded by the coding sequence ATGGACACGACACCGACCGACAGAGTCAGACTCATAGGCGAGGCCCGCGATCGTCTCGCCGCGTGGTCGGAGGGAGCGCAGGCACTGTCTCTGCTCTCTTCGGTCCACCGGCTGGGGTGGACGCACCTTCTGCGGGAGCCACGATCCTTCGGGGAACTGGTCCGTCACAGCTCCATCCCACGGCAGCGGTTGCGCGACGGCCTCGACGCTCTTGTCAGCCTCAAGATCGTCGAGCAATCCGGTGACGAGTTCCGACTGACCGCTCCGTTCGCCGAGATGCTGACACCCGACGGACTTTTCCACCTCGGGGACAAGCTCGACGAGGCCCGCCTGATGGCCCGGCTGGTCGGCGAAGCGGTCAAGGTCAACGGATTGCCGATGCTCAGCAGCGACGATGCGGTAGCGGTAGCCCGAGGTGCCACGTTCCAAGCCACCGAGGTGGGCCGGGCGGTCTTCCGCGAGACGCTGAACGACGTGCCGGAGTACGCCGCTGCCCTTGGACAGGGCCGGGTGCTGGACGTCGGCTGCGGCGTGGCCAGCGGTTTGCTCACCACGGCAGCGCTCTTTCCCACGATCTACGGCTTGGGTCTCGAGCTGGTGCCTGCGGTGGCGGCGGAAGCCGCACGGCGTGCGGTGGCTCAAGGGGTCGCCGACCGCATAGAGATCCGCGCGACGGACGCCCGTCACTTCGACGAGCCCGGGGCCTACAACGCGTGTTTCTGGGCTCAACCGTTCTTCAGCGCCGACGCACGCCTACCCACCCTCAGGGCGATCCACCGTGCGCTCGCCCCCGGCGGGATCCTGCTGGAGCAGGAACTGGACAGCAAGCCGACCGACACCGCACACGCTCCGGCGTTCGCGCTGCGCCGCATGGTGTTCCACAGCTGGGGCACTTCGTTCGCGACGACAGCCGAGCATCTCGCTGTCGAAGCTCAGGCGGCGGGCTTCACGCTGATCCGCATCGCCACGACAAACCTCGGCCGCATGGTCGTCCTGCGCCGTTAG
- a CDS encoding carotenoid biosynthesis protein, with protein MWFAVGVDAIANLVPLPLAGSVVTVVSLLMELTFALSHGAVAYRWRGILVFLLLALVVSNVIEDIGVLTGMPFGHYHYTDELGAKLIEVPVLIGPAYFAVGYLAWSIATILFRPVHRGSPVVAVIGTPLVASFAMVAWDLAMDPSSSTLRGRWEWEDGGGYFGVPLTNFLGWSLTVYVFYQLFALYLRRWGPEADSLERRRGGYLALPVVAYVVVAGDYVVTWLTGGHDGVPAQVMDATGYLWRSTDVYEGSALSAIYGMGFLALLAALRLADHDRY; from the coding sequence ATGTGGTTCGCCGTCGGCGTGGACGCGATCGCGAACCTGGTCCCCTTGCCTCTGGCAGGCTCGGTAGTGACCGTGGTGAGCCTGCTGATGGAGCTAACGTTCGCCCTGTCGCACGGCGCCGTGGCCTACCGGTGGCGAGGGATTCTGGTCTTCCTCCTGCTGGCGCTGGTGGTCAGCAACGTCATCGAGGACATCGGTGTGCTGACCGGCATGCCGTTCGGCCACTATCACTACACCGACGAGCTGGGTGCCAAACTGATCGAGGTACCCGTGCTGATCGGGCCGGCCTACTTCGCTGTCGGTTACCTGGCCTGGTCCATCGCCACCATCCTGTTCCGTCCGGTGCACCGGGGCAGCCCTGTCGTCGCAGTCATCGGCACGCCCCTCGTCGCCTCCTTCGCCATGGTGGCCTGGGATCTGGCCATGGACCCGTCGTCGTCGACCCTGCGGGGACGCTGGGAGTGGGAGGACGGCGGTGGGTACTTCGGGGTGCCGCTCACGAACTTCCTGGGCTGGAGCCTGACCGTCTACGTCTTCTACCAGCTCTTCGCGCTGTACCTGCGCCGGTGGGGACCCGAGGCCGACAGTCTCGAACGGCGGCGCGGCGGCTACCTGGCGCTACCGGTCGTCGCCTACGTCGTGGTGGCCGGCGACTACGTCGTCACCTGGCTGACCGGCGGCCACGACGGTGTGCCAGCACAGGTTATGGACGCCACCGGATACCTGTGGCGCTCCACGGACGTCTACGAAGGCTCGGCCCTCTCTGCCATCTACGGAATGGGTTTCCTGGCCCTGTTGGCCGCTCTCCGGCTGGCCGATCACGACCGCTACTAG
- a CDS encoding alpha/beta hydrolase has protein sequence MSRSTVRPSFLLVHGGYHTASSWSPVRDILVADGWDAEAISMPSAGKQPTAGLYEDADALAARLREIEGPVVVVGHSHAGLTITQLGDDHPNLVRLIYVAAFMPTEGVSAATAFGIPVPDDPSGLAPREAYGNPRETFYSDLSDVDAKAAIDQLVDQSLLSCVQPTTRAAWRTVPSTYVICTEDKQFPVSLQERYAAQTTDVVRIPTGHSPMLSQPDQVADILTARAGAAVRS, from the coding sequence ATGTCCAGGTCCACCGTTCGCCCATCGTTCCTCCTCGTCCACGGCGGCTACCACACCGCGTCCTCCTGGTCACCCGTACGAGACATCCTCGTTGCCGACGGATGGGACGCAGAGGCGATCAGCATGCCCAGCGCGGGCAAACAGCCCACCGCCGGCCTGTACGAGGATGCCGACGCGCTGGCCGCGAGGCTGCGGGAGATCGAAGGCCCGGTCGTAGTGGTCGGTCACTCGCACGCAGGGCTGACGATCACCCAGCTCGGCGACGACCACCCGAACCTCGTCCGTCTGATCTACGTCGCCGCCTTCATGCCGACCGAAGGGGTCTCCGCCGCGACGGCTTTCGGTATTCCTGTGCCTGATGACCCCAGCGGCCTCGCCCCGCGCGAGGCGTACGGAAACCCGCGGGAGACGTTCTACTCGGACCTCTCGGACGTCGACGCGAAGGCGGCCATCGACCAGCTTGTCGACCAGAGCCTGCTGTCGTGTGTGCAGCCGACGACCCGGGCGGCGTGGCGCACGGTCCCGTCGACCTACGTGATCTGCACCGAGGACAAGCAGTTCCCGGTCTCGCTGCAGGAGCGGTATGCGGCGCAGACGACGGACGTCGTGCGGATCCCGACGGGCCACTCGCCGATGCTGTCGCAGCCTGACCAGGTCGCGGACATCCTGACAGCTCGCGCGGGCGCAGCGGTTCGGAGCTGA